The Fusobacterium russii ATCC 25533 sequence AAAACTTAAAAAAGCTGCACTCATTGAGTGCAGCTTTTTTAAGTATAAATTATAATATATGTCCATGTCTGATTTGAGATTTTTTTAATAAAAATGAGTGTAACTTTTATTTTAAAAATTAGTTTGATAGATTATTCAAAAACCTTTTTAAATCTATCCATAATTTCTTTTACAGATAAAATTTCCTTTATTTTCCAAGCATCTCTACCTGCAAAGAAAATACCTTCTTCTAAATTTCCATCATGTGCCATTACAAGTCTTTCGTTTACACAGAATTTTTTTGTACATTTTTTCAAACATGCAAAGCAATTCTTAGGAAATTCTGTAACTTCGTCGATAACCTTTTTAGCATAAGGGCTTATTATTGCATTTGCAGGAAGACCAGCAGAGCTCATTATCTGTACTATATCCCCCTCTTTAAGTTTTGTATACATTTCTTTAAAAAACTGACTTACTTCGCATTCTTTAGAAGCAACAAATCTACTTCCCATTTGTATACCAACAGCACCTAGAGAAAGCATTCTTTTTGCGTCCTCTGGAGTCATAATTCCTCCAGCTCCTATAACAGGGATAGAAATATTTTGAGCAATTTCAGGAACTATGTCCCAAGAATCAAGCTCAGTTCCTAAGTGCCCACCAGCATTTGCTCCTTCAACAATTACAGCTGGAGCACCTAATTTTTCTGCAATTTTTGCAAGTTTTAATGAAGAAACTATTGGAATAGCTTGTGTTTTAGTTCCTTTAACATATTCAAAAATATCTCTTGAGAAACCAGCCCCGAAAACTATAAAATCAACTCCACCTTCAATTGCAGCATCTACTAATTTCATAAAATTGCTTGCAGCAAACATTATATTTACACCTAAAACTTTTTTAGCATCTATTAATTTACTTTTTGCATCTTCAATTTGCTTTTTTAACTCTAATTTACTAAGTCCAGTTCCTGCTATTAGCCCCAGCCCTCCCTCATTACTTACAGCAGAGGCTAGATTTGACATAGATATTCCTATAGCCATTCCTCCTTGAAAAATTGGTACTTCTATTTCTACATTTCCTATTTTTAACATTTAATTACCTCCATTAAATAACAGATGTTATTTTATTATGGAAGTATTATAGCACAAGTTTAAAAATAATAAAAGAAAAATATTACAAATATTATAAAAACAAATTTTTTTTGTTAGGAATAAAAGAATACATTGTTTTACATTTTTAGGATTGTTTTATAAACTAATTTTAAGAAGAAATTTTTAAAGAAAAGTGATCAAATATGAAAATACTTATAAAAAATGGTTTATTAATAGATAAACAAAATATGCTGAATAAAATAGCTGATATTTTAATTGAAGATAATAGAATAATTGAAATTTCAGATTACTTAGATTATTCTGTTGATCAATATATAGATGCGAAGAATTGTATAGTAGTACCCGGTTTAATAGACCATCATACACATCTTTATCCTTTTATAAAAAAAGGAATTCCAGCAGAAAGTGTTTGTTTTTCTTCAGGAGTAACAACTGCAGTTGATGCAGGAAGTTTAGGATGTGAAAATTTTGAAGATGTAATAAATTTTCTAGATTATACAAGATTAGGTATAAAATTGTATCTTAATGTAAGTTCATTGGGTTTATCAACACTTCCTAATCTGGAAGATTTAAATCCCAAAAATTTCAATTTTAAGAAAATACAAAAATTATTTAAAAAATATCCAGAAGAATTAATAGGTTTAAAAGTAAGAATGAGTAAGGATATTGTTGGAGAATTAGGATATGAAGTTTTAAAAGAAATAAAAAAGATAGCAAGAAAAATATCTCAGCCATTAATGGTGCACAGCACCGATCCACCAGGGCCTATAAAGAATATGTTAAATTTATTAGAAAAAGGCGATATACTAACACATATGTATCAAAAAAGTCCTTTTACTATAATTAATCAAAATTCTGTAGATAGTTCTGTTTATGAAGCTAGAAAGAGAGGAATAATTTTTGAAGCAGCGGATGCCAGGGCACATTTTTCTTTTGAAATAGCTAAGAAAGCAATAAAAGAGAAATATTTTCCTGATATTATAGCAACAGATTTGACAGCGTTTAGCATGTATCAAAGACCAACAGCATTTAACATGTTAATGCAGATATCTAAATATGAAAATTTAGGTATGGAATTTTCAGAAGTAATTAAATGCTGTACAACGAATCCTGCGAAACTTTTAGGTTTAAGAAACGAAATAGGAGCTTTAAAAGTAGGTTACAAAGCCGATATTGCAATTTTAAAAAAAATATATTGCGATATGGAATTTGGAGATAGACCCTATAATTATTTAGAGAAGAATATTTTAAAAGGTAAATTTGTTTACAATTCTATGATGACAATAAAAAATGGAGAAATTGTTTATCGAGATATATTATTTTAAATTTTCAAGAGGAGGATATTATGAAAAAGTTATTTACTTCTTTATTGCTAACAATTTTGTTTTTTGGTGGTTGTAAGAAGGAGAATGCAGCAAAAACAGGAAATGTGAATTGGCCAACTAAAGCAGTAACTGTTACATTACCATATAATGCTGGAGGAGATACAGATACTTATGCGAGGCTTATGAGTAGAAAGTTAGAAGAAAAATTTGGTCAACCTTTTGTTGTAGTCAATATGACAGGAGGTAGTGGAATAGTTGCTGCAAAAACAATTATGGCAGCAAAGCCAGATGGATACAACATATTATTTAATCATACCGGAGCATCTTTAGTGCAAGAGGCAACAGGAACAGCGGATTTTTCATATACAGATGATTTTAGTAATGTAGCGACTATTGCACAAGATAATACATATGTGTTAATAGCTAAAAAAGGAAAATGGGATAGTTTAGAGAAAATGATAAAGGAAGCAAAAGAAAATCCAAATAAGATAAGATATTCACAAGTTTTTGGCAGTGTAACTCACTATGTAGCATCAAAAATAGAAAATACAATGGGAATTAGCCTAAATAAATTAGATGTAGGAACAGGTGCCGCTGAAAGATTAGCAGCATTTATGGGAGATCAAATTGATTTATTAGCAGTAAACTATATTAATATTAAAGATTATGTAGAAAAAGGGGACTTTGTAATATTGGGAGTCTGTTCAGAAAAAAGAAATAAAGGAATGGAAAGTTTTCCTACATTTAAAGAACAAGGGTATGATATTGTAACTACAAAAAATTATGAAATTAAATTTCCTAAGGGAACTGATGATGCAATAGTTGAAAAATTATCATTGGCAATAAAAGAAATAACAGAAGACAATGACTTTAGAGAACAATTAACAAAATATTATGCAATTCCTTTTTATAGAGATGCTGAAACAACAAATAAAGAAGATAGAGCAGAAGTTGAAAAGTTGAGGGAGTATTTTAAATAAATAATTATCTGGAGGGAAAGCATGACTAATAGGACAAGGGACATTTTTTGTTCATTATTATTTTTAGTTATTGGTATTTTATTATTTCAACAATCTTTAAAAATAGTGCCTATAATGGAAAAAGATATTGGTTCGGGTTTTATGCCAAAGCTTATAGCTATATCATTAATTTTAATTTCTCTAATCAAATTAATTTTAACTTTTCTTCATAAAGAAAGTGAGGAGAAAGCAAAAGAAGATTTGGATAATATGGGAGGCATATTAACTATAGGAGCTCTCTTATTTTATGTATTAACCTTTGAAATACTAGGATTTATATTTTCTACTGCAATTTATTTATTTTTACAAATAACTATATTAAGTAATGAAAAAAATAGAAGACTATTTCTATTTTTAGGAATTTCTGTTGGTGTATCTATAACTATTTATATGTTATTTGTATATGTTATCAACAGGCCTTTGCCAGTAGGAATATTAGGTTTTTAATTAAGGAGGATTCATGATTTTAGAAGCTTTAAGTTTAGTACTAAATCCTATTTGTTTAATGCTTATTTTACTAGGTGTAATTGTAGGAATAATTTTTGGATCTATTCCTGGCTTGTCAGCAACAATGGCAGTAGTATTGTTTTTGCCAATGTCATTTGGAATGTCTCCTATGAATGGAATTTCACTTTTAGTAGGTTTGTACTTAGGGGGAATTTCAGGAGGACTTATTTCTGCAATACTTTTAAAAATACCAGGGACACCTTCTTCTATATCAACAGTATTTGATGGTGGACCAATGGCAGATAAGGGGGAAGCAGGAAGAGCATTAGGGATAGGAATTTTATATTCTTTTTTAGGTGGTATGATAAGTATTTTAGCATTGATATTTGTATCACCCTATTTAGCAGCAATAACTTTAAAATTTACACCTGTAGAATATTTCTCAATTGCTTTATTTTCATTAACTATTATAGCAAGCTTATCAGGAAATTCTTTAATAAATGGTCTTCTGTCAGGTTTGTTTGGAATAGCACTTGCCTTAGTTGGAATGGCACCTATTGATGCTTTAACAAGATTTACTTTTGGTCATTATCAACTACTTTCAGGATTCGATATTGTAGTTATTTTAATAGGTGTATTTGCTGTTACTGATATTATAATGTCTGGTTATGAAAGAAAACATTTAGCTGATAAAATGGAAAAGAAAAGTTTTCAATTAAAAGGTTTTGGTATAAGTTTGAAAGAATTTAAAGAACAAACTATGAATTTAATCCGTTCTTCATTGATAGGAATAGGTATAGGTATTCTTCCAGGAATCGGTGGTTCAACAGCAGGTTTGCTTGCATATACAGCTCAAAAAAATTCAACAAAATATCCAGAAAAATTTGGTACCGGTATTATAGATGGTATTATTGCATCTGAAACTTCTAATAATGCTGTTATAGGAGGTTCGTTAATTCCTCTTTTAACCATGGGAATTCCAGGAAATACAGTGACAGCAATATTTTTAGGTGGACTGACTATACATGGAATATCTCCAGGTCCTCTTATATTTGATAAATCTGGTCAATATGTATATGGTATTTTTATTGCACTTATTATTGCAAACCTTTTTATGTTAATTTTTGAAAGAGCAGGTCTTAGAATCTTTGTAAAATTATTAGATGTGCCTAAACATATTTTACTTCCTATTATAATGGTTTGCTGTGTGGTAGGAGCATACTCAAGTAACTCACGGATTTTTGATGTTTGGTGTGTATTAGCATTTGGTATAATGGGTCTTTTATTTAAAAAATTTAAAATTCCAACAACTCCATTAATAATAGGCTTTATTTTGGGGAAAATGGCAGAAGAAAACTTACGTAGAGCTCTTCAGGCAAGTGATGGAAACTTAACAGTATTTTTTACAAGACCAATTTCATTAGTGTTTTTAATTGTAGCATTAGTTTCAATTACATTGACAGTTAAAAATAAAGGAAAATAAATAAAAAAAGATAGTCAATAAAAACTAATAAATCCTCTATCTTATTTCTAAGATAAGGAATATAGTATAAGACTATCTTTTTCTATAAAATATGTATCCTATATAATCTCTTTAAAAGCTTCCTTAGTTATATTAATAAAATCAATTAAATACTCAGGTAAAGAAATCTCTTTATGATAAGCTAATACTAATCTATGTTGTATAAGCTCTTTATTTGATTTTAGAGGGAAGGCATTAACATTAGGAGAAATTCCTTTTAGAATATTTAGCCTCATTTGAGTACAAAATATAGCACCATAATCGGAAGGAAAAAGTGCAAATAAAAGTTCTGTTGTAGTAGCCTCTAAAAAAATATTAGGCTGAATATTGTGATTTTTAAAACATTCATCTATAGTTTTTCGAAGTCTGGAAGCTCCTTTTTGTAAAAGAAAAGGAAGCTTGGCTATTTCTTTTACTTCCACTCCTGTTTCTACTTTCTTTTTAAGTTCCATAAAAGAATTAGGGTAATATTTTTCTAAGAGCTCATCAGAAACAGCAACATAAATGTGATCATTTAAAAGAGTAGTTGTATTTAGTCTAGGATCATCTTTATATTTGATTCCAATGAATAAATCCAATTCATTGTCAAAAAGCATTTTTTCAGTTTTATCAGAAGACTGATCAGTTATTTGTATCTTTATATTGGGCCATTTTTGGTAGAATTTTGGTAAAATTTTTGGCAAGCAAATATTAGCTCTGTATGAAGGAATTCCCAGTCTAAGTCTTCCAATTCCGCTTTTAGAAATACTACTAAATTGATTAATAATATCTCTTTCTTCAGTTAAAATTTTATTGGCAACTATAAGGAGCTGTTCACCGGCATAAGTTAAGGAAAGTTTAGGCTTCCTATTAAATAACAGGACACCATAATGTTGCTCTAAACGTTGTATATGTTGTGTAAGATTTTGTTGGCTTATATATAATCTTTGTGAAGTATTTGTAACATGTAATTCTTTAGCTAATTCTACAAAATAGTATAAACTGATTAAATTCATAAAAATCACCTTTTTAATTATTTTTTAATATTATACATCTTACTAAATTTTTTAACAAATATTTTTTGTTAAAATTTATGAAAAAACTTTGTTTGTTTTTTGAGGCTTGTTGTAATATTATTTATTCAAGTAAGATATTTGTTTAATTTAATTAGGAGGAATATATGTCAGTAGGAAAAAGAATATTTTTAAAAAGAGACCTTCCCAGTCAAGACTTGATAAATGAGTTTAAAAAGATACCAGCAGCAAATATAGCTGATGTTATGGAAAGAAATTGTGCAATGAGTCCAAGAATTAAACTTGTCAGTAGTCCTAAAAAAATGGTAATGGCTGGACCTGCATTGACAGTTAAAGTAAGAGCAGGGGATAATTTAGCTTTACATGCAGCCTTAAATATAGCACAGGAAGGAGATGTAATTGTAGTTTCTAATGAAGGAGATAATACAAGAGCACTAATGGGAGAAATTATGATGGCATATTTATGTTACTACAAAAAGATTGCAGGAATAATTTTAGATGGCCCAATTAGAGATATAGCAGAGATAAAAACATGGGATTTCCCAGTTTTTGCAACAGGAACTACACCTGGTGGACCATATAAAGAGGGCCCTGGAGAAGTTAATGTTCCTATAGCATGTGGAGAAGTAAGTGTAAATCCGGGTGACATAATTGTTGCAGATGCAGATGGAATTATAGTTATTCCAAAACGAGATGGAGATAATATTTTAATTGAGGCTAAAAAAGTTCAAGCAAATGATGCAGCAAAGGCTCAAGCAGCAAAAACAGGTAGTGCAAATAGAAACTGGGTAGCAAAATTATTAGATGAGAAGAAATTTGAATTCATAGATGAAGTTTATAAATAAATTTTGGAGGTATATGTAATGGGCTGGAAAATTTTATTACCACAAGATATTTTAGCGGATGGAAGGAAGTATTTAGAAGAAAGAGGCCATGAATTAATAATGGCGACTGGCTTAGATGTTGAATCCATATGCAGGGATATAAAAGGAATAGATGCAATGATAGTTAGAACAGCAAAAATTCCTGCTAAAGTTATAGAGGCAGCGGATAAATTAAAAGTAATTGTAAGACATGGGGCAGGTTATGATACAGTGGATTTGGAAGCTGCTAAAAAGAAAGGTATAAAAGTTTTGTATTGTCCACATGCAAACAGTGTTTCTGTTGCTGAAACAGTATTATTTAATATGTTATACTGCTCAAGAAATTATAATGTAGTTAGAAGAGAATATATTGATAACTATTATGATGCAAAAATGAAAACTCCTAAATATGAATTAGAAGGAAAAATTTTAGGTTTAATTAGTTGTGGAAGAATAGGAAGCATTGTAGCGGAAAAATGTATGAAGGGATTTAATATGAAGGTTCTTGCTTGGGATCCTTATAAGCCTGAAGATAGTTTTCCAGAAGGGGTAAAAGTAGTTAAAGATAAAGATATAATATTTAAAGAAGCTGATTTTATTTCTATACATAGCCCCTTAACTTCTGAAACAAAAGAATTTATTGGGAAAAGAGAGTTTGAAATGATGAAACCAACTGCATTTCTTATAAATACCTCAAGAGGAATGGTAATAAATGAAAAAGACTTATATGAAGCATGTAAAAATAATATCATTGCTGGAGCTGGCTTAGATGTGTTGCAGGAAGAACCTGTAAATAAAAATAATCCTATACTTTATCTGGATAATGTTGTAGTTTCTCCACATATAGGTGCAGCTACAAAAGAAGCTTCAGCAAGAGCTTCTTTGCATGCGGCACAAGGAATACATGAAGTCTATGAAGGTAAAAAACCTACTTGGCCTGTTCCAGGTTTTGAAAATATATAATAAAAAATAATCATTAAAAAGTCAATTGAGATAATTAAATTTCAATTGACTTTTTTTATAACTGATTTTGATTATTTTTAGAAACAATAAATTGTAGGAATAAAAAGATTCAGTAATCGCAACAAAAACTTTAATTGTATGTTATAATATATGATAAATAAAAAATAGTTAGGAGAAGTTATGCAATATAAATTAGTAATATGTGATATGGATGGCACTTTACTCACTTCAAAACACACAATATCAGAATATAGCAGAAATATTATTTCTAAATTAAATGAAAAAGGAATAATTTTTGTAATAGCAACTGGAAGACCTTATTTAGATGCTAATTTTTTTAAAAATCAATTGGGTTTAAAATCATTTTTGATAACATCAAATGGAGCAGTAGCACATAATGAAAAAGATGAAGAAATAATATCAGAAAAAATCTCTTGGGAACATGTCAATAGAATATTAGACTTTGAAGTTAATAAAGAAGATTATCATAGAAATATTTATAAAAATAATAATTGGTATATAGAGTACAAGATTGAAGGTCTTGATGAATTTCATGCAGAGTCAGGCTTTCCATATCAAATAGAAAATTTTAATAAATTTAAAAATGATGATATTACCAAATTCTTTTATTTAGGACATTCTGAAAAAATTCAAATTTTAGAGCATAGGTTAAAAGATGAATTTTCTAAAGATTTAACTATAACAATATCTTCATCTTTTTGTATAGAGCTTTTGAGAAAGGGTACAAATAAAGGGAATACAGTAAAGAAAATAGCTGAATATCTTAATATTCCCTTAGAAAACACAGTAGCTTTTGGAGATGGTTTAAATGATTATGAAATGCTATCTTCAGTTGGAAAAGGTTTTATTATGGAGAATGCAAATACTAGATTAAAAGAAAAACTACCTCATTTAGAAGTCATAGGAAATTGTGATGAGGATGGAGTTGCAAAAAAATTAGAAGAATTATTTTTAATAAATAAAAACAATAATTAAGAGGAGCGTTCAAATTTTATGTATGATTTATATGATTTTCCTTTATACAGACCACCTAGTGAAGCATATAGCTTGATAATTCAAATAACATTAGGCTGTTCACATAATAGGTGTACATTCTGCAGTATGTATAAAGATAAAAAATTTGTTATAAAACCAATAGAGGAGATAAAAAAAGAGATAGATACTTTCAGAGCTATTTATAAAAATAGACCTGTAGATAAAATATTTTTAGCTGATGGTGATGCACTTGTTGTTCCAACAAAAATTCTTGTAGAGATTTTAGATTACATAAAAATAGTATTTCCAGAATGTCAAAGAGTTTCTGTTTATGGTACTGCGATAGCCATTCATCAAAAAAGCATAGAGGAGTTGAAATTACTTTATGAGAGAGGTTTAACTCTTGTCTATTTAGGGGTTGAAAGTGGTGATGATGAAGCACTCAAATTTATAAAAAAGGGAATTAAAGCAGAAAAAATAGTAGAATTATCAAAAAAAATAATGAGCACAGGAATTGATTTATCAATAACTCTTATAGCAGGACTTTTAGGAAAATATCAAGATAATAAAAGTCATGCAATAAATACAGCGAAAATAATTCAAGATATATCACCTAAATATGCAAGTATATTAAATTTAAGGCTATACGAAGGAACAGAGTTGTATAGACTTATGCAAGAAGGAAAATATGATTATTTAGAGGGTGTGGAAGTTCTTAAAGAAATGAAATTGACTTTAGCAAGTATGGACAAAAATAAATTCACAAGAAAAGTCATATTCAGAGCCAATCATGCATCTAATTATTTAAATTTGAAAGGAAACTTACCTGATGATATAGACAGAATGATAAGTGAAATAGATAATGCAATAGAAAATGAAGCAATAAATGTGAATAATTATAGATTTTTATAGAGAGGTGATGGAACTAATATGAATATATTAATGGCTTTATCTCAATTAGAAGTTACAGGTGCAGAAGTTTATGCAACTACTATTTCTGATGAATTAATAACAAGAGGGAATAAGGTATTAATAATTTCAGATACACTTTCCACAAAAACAAAGGCAGAGTATATAAAACTTGAATTTAATAAAAGAAGTTTAAAAAATAGAATAGAACATATTAAAAAAATATATAGAATTATAAAAGAAAGAGATATTCATATAGTTCATGCACATTCAAGGGCATCTTCTTGGAGTTGTCAAGTGGCATGTAAGCTAGCCGGAATACCATTAATAACTACAACACATGGTAGACAGCCAATACATTTAAGTAGAAAAATAATAAAAGGTTTCGGGGAACACACAATAGCAGTATGTGAAAATATAAAAAAACATATAATTCAAGATATAGGCTACAAAGAGAAGAATATTTCAGTGCTTAGAAATCCTATAAGCTTTATTGAAAAAAACAAAGAAGAAATAAAGAGAGAAAAGCCAGTAATATCAATTATAGGAAGATTATCAGGTCCTAAGGGTGATGTTGCCTATGACTTATTAAATTGCTTTAAAGAGAAGAAAATATTTGATAAATTTGATGTTAAAATGATAGGTGGTAAAAATTTACCTGAAAGATTTATTCCTTTTAAAGATAAAGTTGATTTTTTAGGTTATGTACCAGATATTCAAGAAAAAATACTGTATTCAGATATAGTTATTGGGGCTGGAAGAGTTGCTATAGAGAGTATACTAAATAAAACTGCAGTTATAGCAGTAGGAGAAACAGAATATTTAGGTCTTATTAAAAACGATAATTTAAAAGAAGGATTGGCATCTAATTTTGGTGATATAGGTAATTTTAAATATCCTGAGATAGATAAAGATAAAATTTTAAATGATATTGAAGCAGCTTTAAATATTTCAGCAAATGAAAAAAATGAATTACAAGAAAGAGTATATTCCGAAGTAAATCTTGAAAGTATAGTGGACAAAGTTGAAAAAAGATATTTTTCTTTATATGTGAATAAAAAAAAGTGGGAAGTACCTGTTTTGATGTATCATAGGGTAATCAACTCCAAGGATAACGAAGGAGTACACGGGACATACATCTATCAAGATATATTTAGGAAACATTTGCAATATTTAAAGAAAAATAATTATGAAGTTATAACTTTTAAAGACTTAAAAAAGATTTCTTGGAGAAATAGATTTAATTCAAATAAAAAATATATAATAATAACTTTCGATGACGGTTATGTGGATAACTATGAATTAGCTTTTCCTATTTTAAAAGAATTTAACTTTAAGGCTACTATATTTTTAATGGCAGAGTCTACCTATAACGAATGGGATGTAAGATCAAGCAATGAAAAAATTTTTCCTTTGATGACTAAGGATATGATTTTAGAAATGCAGAATTATGGCATTGAATTTGGAGCACATACTTTTAATCATCCCAAATTAAATAAAATAAGTAATGAAGATATAGAGTACCAAGTTGTGGACTGTAAAAAAGTGTTGGAAGAAAAAATATCTTCTGATATTATAACTTTTGCTTATCCATATGGTTTGCTAAATGATTATGCAAAAAAAATGGCTAGAAAAGCAGCTTATGATTTCGCTGTTGCAACTGATTCAGGTACAGTATGCCTATCAGATGACTTATTTCAAATAAGAAGAATAGCAATTTTTCCAAATACAAATCTTAGAAGTTTTAAAAGAAAGGTAAAAGGGAATTATAATTTTATAAAAATAAAAAGAGAGGAGAAAAAATGAAGAAAAAATATATTTTAACAGCATTACTTTTAGTTTCAAGTTTTGCTTTTTCTAATTCTATTTCAGTAGGTGGAGTTGTTGGTAAACAAAGTGGTTTATATAGAGGAAGTGAAGATACATTAATTTTACCATATGTAAAAGTCAATTATGCTAATTTTTATATTGATGGAACTCAAATTGGCTATAAATTTTTAAATACAGATGTTTTGGATTTATCAGTTTATAGTAATTTACAAGATGGTCACTCTATAAAAGCATCTAATATGGATTACGGTTATAGAAGTATCAATGAAAGAAAAAAACAAATTACAGGAGGATTAAAATTAGAAGCTCCATTGAATATAGTTGGAGAAACTATAAATTTGAGAACATCTATTGAAGCAGGAAGGAGAGGTGCACATGGAAAACTGGAATTATCAAAGCTAATAAAAGCTACAGATAATTTTATAATAATTCCTAACATTAATAGCAGATACTTTGAAAAAGATTATACTAGGTATTATTTCGGTATTTCAGATAATGAGCTAGCTGAAGCTATAAAAGAAAAGTATAGACCAGATAATGCCTATACTTTAGGAGCAGGAATTTACAGTGAATATTTCTTTAATAGAGCATTTTCTATGTTTGCATATGCAAGTCTTGATAAATATTCTAAAGAAGTTAGAAGATCACCTATAATAAAAAACGACATTGTCACAAATGTGGGAGTAGGTCTAAAGTTTTCTTTTTAATTAAGATAATCTAAAATTAGGTGGAGAATATGAATAATAAAACAAAAGGAATACTTTGGATGTTTGTATCTGTTATGGGTTTTACAGCTATGAGCGTAATTATAAAATATATACCTAATATTCCTATATATGAAAAGCTTTTTTTAAGAAATTTAATAAATTGTCTGATGTCATTTATTTTTATATTAAAATATAAAAAAACATTCTTAGTAGAAAGACCTTATATACCTTTTGTATTTGGAAGATCACTCTTTGGCTCACTTGGAATGGCTGCAAACTTTTATGCTATTGAACATTTGACAATAGCTGATGCAAATATGATAAATAAGTTATCGCCAGTTTTTGTAACTATATGTGCTTGCTATTTTTTAAAAGAAAGAATTGATAAAAAGCAAGTAATAGGAATAATCTTTATGCTTATAGCAGTTGTATTTGTGGTAAAACCTGGA is a genomic window containing:
- a CDS encoding hydroxyacid dehydrogenase, coding for MGWKILLPQDILADGRKYLEERGHELIMATGLDVESICRDIKGIDAMIVRTAKIPAKVIEAADKLKVIVRHGAGYDTVDLEAAKKKGIKVLYCPHANSVSVAETVLFNMLYCSRNYNVVRREYIDNYYDAKMKTPKYELEGKILGLISCGRIGSIVAEKCMKGFNMKVLAWDPYKPEDSFPEGVKVVKDKDIIFKEADFISIHSPLTSETKEFIGKREFEMMKPTAFLINTSRGMVINEKDLYEACKNNIIAGAGLDVLQEEPVNKNNPILYLDNVVVSPHIGAATKEASARASLHAAQGIHEVYEGKKPTWPVPGFENI
- a CDS encoding Cof-type HAD-IIB family hydrolase — encoded protein: MQYKLVICDMDGTLLTSKHTISEYSRNIISKLNEKGIIFVIATGRPYLDANFFKNQLGLKSFLITSNGAVAHNEKDEEIISEKISWEHVNRILDFEVNKEDYHRNIYKNNNWYIEYKIEGLDEFHAESGFPYQIENFNKFKNDDITKFFYLGHSEKIQILEHRLKDEFSKDLTITISSSFCIELLRKGTNKGNTVKKIAEYLNIPLENTVAFGDGLNDYEMLSSVGKGFIMENANTRLKEKLPHLEVIGNCDEDGVAKKLEELFLINKNNN
- a CDS encoding B12-binding domain-containing radical SAM protein, whose translation is MYDLYDFPLYRPPSEAYSLIIQITLGCSHNRCTFCSMYKDKKFVIKPIEEIKKEIDTFRAIYKNRPVDKIFLADGDALVVPTKILVEILDYIKIVFPECQRVSVYGTAIAIHQKSIEELKLLYERGLTLVYLGVESGDDEALKFIKKGIKAEKIVELSKKIMSTGIDLSITLIAGLLGKYQDNKSHAINTAKIIQDISPKYASILNLRLYEGTELYRLMQEGKYDYLEGVEVLKEMKLTLASMDKNKFTRKVIFRANHASNYLNLKGNLPDDIDRMISEIDNAIENEAINVNNYRFL
- a CDS encoding polysaccharide deacetylase family protein, yielding MNILMALSQLEVTGAEVYATTISDELITRGNKVLIISDTLSTKTKAEYIKLEFNKRSLKNRIEHIKKIYRIIKERDIHIVHAHSRASSWSCQVACKLAGIPLITTTHGRQPIHLSRKIIKGFGEHTIAVCENIKKHIIQDIGYKEKNISVLRNPISFIEKNKEEIKREKPVISIIGRLSGPKGDVAYDLLNCFKEKKIFDKFDVKMIGGKNLPERFIPFKDKVDFLGYVPDIQEKILYSDIVIGAGRVAIESILNKTAVIAVGETEYLGLIKNDNLKEGLASNFGDIGNFKYPEIDKDKILNDIEAALNISANEKNELQERVYSEVNLESIVDKVEKRYFSLYVNKKKWEVPVLMYHRVINSKDNEGVHGTYIYQDIFRKHLQYLKKNNYEVITFKDLKKISWRNRFNSNKKYIIITFDDGYVDNYELAFPILKEFNFKATIFLMAESTYNEWDVRSSNEKIFPLMTKDMILEMQNYGIEFGAHTFNHPKLNKISNEDIEYQVVDCKKVLEEKISSDIITFAYPYGLLNDYAKKMARKAAYDFAVATDSGTVCLSDDLFQIRRIAIFPNTNLRSFKRKVKGNYNFIKIKREEKK
- a CDS encoding MipA/OmpV family protein — its product is MKKKYILTALLLVSSFAFSNSISVGGVVGKQSGLYRGSEDTLILPYVKVNYANFYIDGTQIGYKFLNTDVLDLSVYSNLQDGHSIKASNMDYGYRSINERKKQITGGLKLEAPLNIVGETINLRTSIEAGRRGAHGKLELSKLIKATDNFIIIPNINSRYFEKDYTRYYFGISDNELAEAIKEKYRPDNAYTLGAGIYSEYFFNRAFSMFAYASLDKYSKEVRRSPIIKNDIVTNVGVGLKFSF